Genomic segment of Coffea arabica cultivar ET-39 chromosome 1e, Coffea Arabica ET-39 HiFi, whole genome shotgun sequence:
tgaaaggaaaagtcaaaagctCCTCCATCCAAGCAGTGATCCTGACTTGCGCAGGAGCAACTACTGAAAGACGGAAAACGGCCCAGTCAAAGTGTAAAGCCACGAATCCCTAAAGTAGTGCTAATTCCCCCTTTTTACATACGAGAATTGAAAATTAAGCCAAAAGCCCACAAGAGAAAAGTCAACAAAAGCAATCCAAAAGTGACCCTTCTCTGCGGTGGCCcaccaaaaagaagaaaaccctCCAGCCGTCCTAGCCTTTGCGGTAATTACCAAATTGGGTTCcagtattccttttccaaaaatgcccctggGATAATCTCTATTACTTGGACTCTTTTCTTGTtaaattggcacttgttatcatatcttcgttctactccctgaaataaatgtaaaatatcaaaagtgagtagaatctaacaattaatccacattaggtcagataataggggaaattaataataaaataaatgataaaattgcaacctatcaatttcccccacacctaaaccatgcttgtcctcaagcatgagaacagcaAACAAGTACCAATATTTGACAATGGTCATTGCTCCATCTACCATATTGCcaaaataccaagaaaaatatatatcaagcatgggtgatcaagatccaagaaacatcacttcGGTcagcttctaaaccacaaactcctctaatttcaggttaactaatctaagaaaaaggaatgacgcacaacatttatcaacaaatggtccaactattaaccaaaatctcaacattaaatccataattcggcaagctgacttttattacacactaacacaaccttcactttttttcacaatttttttctacttttctctctttttttttttattcttttttttaatagtaacaaaagacttagtcactagccatttgagccttttgacgcgaactccaacattggccagatgaaggagcccagttactcagcttctatcgccacgtgaccacgtactcataggaattactaccttttgacgcgagaatcaacacttttaggtgcagatccccggttactcagtagtaactaacagcggagtacagtcaagtttattcatagctaaaaatcacaaaaactcaatataacacaagaaccaaaagaaaacttgcatcagctagcctcattttcaaacatggagaactaaagttaataaccgaaccaattcacatgaaaatgtcaataatcattccctatgcctaggaaagttaaccaaaaattataagagtaaaacaatcatcgatattcaccaaagagatgtttttggattcaaccacattaacttgatacccttttattattaaaacttggcaaaagtagaaatagaggctataatccaacatcaaacttggCATCCCATACGAGCtaatcactaaaaaaaaaaaaaaagaaaagaaaatgaacgaaagacactagcaccataactgctccccccacacctaaatcctacattgtcctcaatggagggaataaagcaattaaagcgAAGAGGGCAACGAAACTTCCCTCACGAGTGGCTAAGGGTATTTGGCAGCTGCGGAGGGAAACCAACGTGGTGAAGTACATGCCCAAGTTCTGGGACATCATAACTCAATTCAACCAGCAAATGCACAACTCTGTCCACCCAAAATCTCCACAGTAGTGTAGCTTGAAGAAGGTGGACCGGTGGTGGCGAACAGAGGCGTGCGCTGGGCTGGTGAAGGACAGTGAGGGACGTGCGGCTGAAGACTGGGTAGATGGGCGCGAGATGCTGGGTCTGGAAAGGGGCGGCGCGAGTGACATCCACGTGGGGTGGCGGACAGCGGTGAGGTTCGAGAGGCGAGGGGAGCTGAGTTGGAGGTGCATGCGCCATGCGTGAGGAGCCGCGGCTGCACGAGGAGGTTGCGTCAGCTGGCTGCGGACGGTGGAAGGCAGCGGTGATGGGTGGTTGGCGTGCGCGGGAGAGGAGAGGAAGAGGGTGGTGAGCGGTGTAGCGCGCGATGGCGGTGACGGACCGCGGCGGACGGCAGCTGTGGCGACGTGGAGGGAGCAGATCTGGTGGTGGAGAGAGAGCAGAGGGCGGCACTGAGCTGGAGGTGCGCGGGTAGCAGGGGCGACGGACCAGCAGGAGAACAGagtagaagaaagaaagaaaagagaaagaaagaagaagaaagaaagaaagaaaagaaaaaaaaagaaagagaacgaaaggaattgtttttttttttttttcctttttgaaatttggaaaccAAAGCTACGGTGAAAAATATCTccccttttttttggtttgttttccttcttttttttttttgaattttggaaaCTAAAGCTACGGGGATAAAGAAAGAttttctgtgtttttttttttttttgaatccttacctttcccgcgaacgtgacgcgggcacgCCATGAGAGCAGGAGAGTTCTCTGACCGTGAGCGTTCTGTTCATCATGACGCGGGCTGCCGAGTCAGATAGACACCTACAACTCACCAAAAACGAAAATTTCAAACCCGAAACCAATCAAActcaaggaaaacatatttaaactatcacacgaaatcaaaacaaacaattaaaagaaacaattgggttgcctcccaatgagcgcctttctttaatgtctttggctagacattatcaCGTTTGCTtagggaggataaaatcttgtggctcgttttAATGCTTCATCCActatatagtcctgataaccctcgtaaatagaatAATCCTTGAGCATACGAGctacgggcttccatggactagtgaaTGGCGCCAAACGAGTCGATGATAATTTGCATTCTCCATTCACTCCTCTCTTACTTGCATTTATTGGTTCAAGATATCTCGCCATCgccactcttaatttattcctgtcatgaaattcaaaattgtctggtataataaagtcaatttcgttaacaggaattgaagagtaagagtcaggagaatattgatgAAGGAGTGGAGGAGAtatcaccgcatttggagattgttcactggattctttcacttgaatgggttgcggttggggttccatttcttccttttcagcttctttttcaactgcatctgtagatttctcattttgacactcttgcatctcctcatcactagtcaagcaaattgcactctcattttcttctagatcaacaatggttttcgagggcaattcttccatttgagaagccaatcgattcattctggatgtcaatagacatagttgatctgccagataattcattgcatccttcatcatctcatTCCTCATTTGTGTCTCTTGTTGGAATTGGTATGTATTAGTAGTTATTGGTTCAACTATTtattcaaaagacatacctgacatagatgacgattcttgagactcatactgctgaaaattcattggccccgttgtataattataattggagttatcccaccatccttgatcatacccgtttggattagggttataccacgtttgagaccagggtgaaaaatctccataattgttgagtgggacactcagattatcttgatattcggggcacataccggttgaatgatccctggcataacaaattttacaggttgcagcagccattctttttcTAATAAATTTTAGTGCCTCTGCATATGCAAACTCAGGAAAAAAACAAATCCCATCGCCTTCCCCGGAAATAAAATCCAGtacatcaccaaaatacggagtgttagaagccataaactgtataaaaaaaaattaagagaaaaataaataaaaaatgaaaacaagatgaactcaaaaggaaacaaattaatctggcaccagtccccggcaacggcgccaaaaattgacagggtgtcgaaacctgtgcaataataaaaacctgctcaaactaaaagtaatttctgtagatagcggtgagcagggtcgaatccacagggactgggagtaattgtttcttttcaaattcacagtgacaagggaggtgtttttgtgcagaaggtgacaatcaaagaaattcaactaaaatataaaaagctactaaaaattaaataacaaattactaaaatcaaatgagtgataattaaggatctagccaaggaataacttcagcaatggttcacctaattgatcatcgataagcaaaggcaattccaattatttactaataaataggttataactgccaaacaagcgatgacagtcaacccctccttactgtgtcgatgattaaggcacgcccgttaatcactgctctaattgagaaataatcttaggtacgcccgtaagatttaattccccaattgccttacgtattagaggagccctattctaaccaaataacacactaccagggttattttagattagcccgcgtatctccctgacacaaactcaatcatgccagttatcactattttgagacaattaaacaattacggatttaacgtcccaattgaTAATAGAtcatcaaattaactaattatccggatccaagacaatcaattaattaaataaccataaacaCTGCAATCAGGaaatatgcaaataccaataaataagagaaaaagataaaattaaatcgatctcacaatttcagGCAAGCCAAAgcctccgttgttccttgactagacaaAGGGATTTAGTTCATCCCTTGTCTACTCCtatcgaaaagaaaagaaaagtaacaACTCCAGatgaaaggaaaagtcaaaagctCCTCCATCCAAGCAGTGCTCCTGACTTGCGCAGGAGCAACTACTAAAAGACGGAAAACGGCCCAGTCAAAGTGTAAAGCCACGAATCCCTAAAGTAGTGCTAATTCCCCCTTTTTACATACGAGAATTGAAAATTAAGCCAAAAGCCCACAAGAGAAAAGTCAACAAAAGCAATCCAAAAGTGACCCTCCTCTGCGGCGGCCCACCAGCAAGAAGAAAACCCTCCAGCCGTCCTAGCCTTTGCGGTAATTACCAAATTGGGTTCcagtattccttttccaaaaatgcccctggGATAATCTCTATTACTTGGACTCTTTTCTTGTtaaattggcacttgttatcaTATCTTCGTTCTattccctgaaataaatgtaaaatatcaaaagtgagtagaatctaacaaTTAATCTACATTAGGTCAgataataggggaaattaataataaaataaatcataaaattgcaacctatcaagaGCCATTTTGGTGTGTTTGTGGATCTGTGCTtatgagaaaagagaaaatgtcTCTGGAAAAAGAACTTTTTGTTCCTGGGGTAATTTATAGAGGTGAAATCGAAGAGGCTGCTCTGCATTTCTTTTCGTACATTCTCTCATTCGTAATTAAATggcttatctttcatttaatagCCTTGAATATCATACActttaaattgatgccttgatgCGTTTATCTTATCTTATGCATTGATTCCACTGCACCCTTAAATATTTCAGTGTCCTAAAAATTtagtgtgtgcgtgtgtgtcTGTTTCAGTGTACGGCTGTACGCACATGTGAATCTATAATGTTAAATTATTGTTCATCTACTCATGTCTTAAGCGAagttttaatgtttaaaaaagATCTGTTATTTAAAAGTCCATTGTTTACTTCGTAACAATCTCTGCTGTTAGGCTCCCAGGCCACGTCTTCCCAATGAAACGTGATGCCTGTTCTTGACAGGTTTTGGTGCAGCCTTGATAGGGGTAACCCTTGGAGGAATCGGCGGGAGGTGGCAAACCCTCAGAGCCCAATCCTATTTATTGCACAGCCCATTCTTTTCTAGTTCAAACGAATCCATGTTCTGATTTGtcacaaaattaaaaatattgaaATCCTGCTGTCAATGTAAAAATTGTATCAATGAAGGATCTGTAAGAAGTCCTATAAGTGATCTATGATCTGAAAGTATGTTCTGATCCATAGTGATTATTGGGACCGAAACCACCCAAATTATCTTTgaccaaaaaattaaaaatgttcTGGATACACACCAGTGCTAATCAcatctttctttcattttttttttcttgggggTAGGGGAGAGGGGGCTGGGGATGGGGATGGGGTAAGGCCGTATTTTTGGGATTttatgtttcttgattgaaaaaaaaaaaaaaaaaaagaagcccgTATGTGATATTTTTTCTGTGGATTGGCTTGCACTCTGTTATCACCTATTTCTCAAAGCAGAATAGAAATCAATTGTGGCAATAATATCAATTCTGACTTGAGCATCTGCCTTGATATTGGCCCAACTGGTATGACTATTTGTTTGATCCTGATAATGGTGATGAACCCATGCGAATTGCAGGAGATAAGGGGGAGGAAAGAGAAGAGATTTGAGCTTAGGACGTTTAACCCTTGAAATCTCAATTTTAATCACTACGTCTAGACCTCTTCGGTCATTAGTTGATAGTTAGCCATGCCACATTAAATAcataattttaattaattaattaatcagTTTCCTTCTCGTTTTCTTTTTACGTTCATAAATCCCAAAATAATTTTCTATCATATCATGAACATTAATATTGCAGAAAAAAAGAATCCAACCAtataaaatcaactaaaataaatagggcaaaagaaaatttataaAAGTACAGTATTCTACTTTCTAGGGAGTAAAGAGTTTACATAATTATTTCAAGTCCTTTTCTTGTCTTCGGTTAAAGTTAATATTCTTCTGTTAAGTTAAGCTTAATCACTGCTGGAGATGTTCCTCTTCGATCGCTCGCGGATTTTTACAGCAAAACACAAGCGAGAATCTTGTCTATAGCTCCATAATTCCACCACATCACCTTTCTGAAGATGATTGTCTTTGACAAGCTGCATCCACCCATGGTTCAGAACCAGCCTATCATTCACGCTTGGCCACTTCTTGAAATCCATGTCATAACAGCGTTGTATACTATCCACTACCTTTACCTTAACAGTCTCAAACTTCTCCAGTAGCATAACTCTCTCTGATTGAGTCAAAACTTCATCGATTTCCTCGGAAATTGGAAGGAAAAACCTGCTTTGAGTAGGAGCAACATCGGAAGCTTCCAATCTTCTCTCAGTTATCAAACGTGCTCCCTGAGGAAGCTCTAGCTCACGTCGAGGAGGCATTACTGCTCGGCTACTCGAAGCAGTTTCTGTTTCTTGTTCTTGATTCACCAGATGATCAGCCGGGGCATCCTCAAGGACGTAGACTATGCCAACTTCCATCATCTTTCCAAACAGCTTAATCGTCTTTTTCACCTTATTCTCCATCTTGCTATTGCAATTGATGGTGTTACGGATCAAGAATTAATAAATATTAATGATGCAAATCTGCTAAACGAATGGGAAGAAGAGAAGGATTAGTGTTGGTATGAGAAGAATGAAGTAACTATGATCAGGGCTCTTTTTGTAGGAGAGCTTCTCCTAATCATATACAGAATCAAGTTTCCAGAATGATAACCTTCTCAAAAGGGTTCTTCTTGCCGCAATAGGAAACAGTTCAAGAGATattctccttcttcttgtggGATTCGGATGCTTGTTTCCTTAAGAGGTGAACTTTCGAAAGTTGAAACTTCCCACACTAGTTCTTGGATTTAAGGTGGACCCGATGCATGTatgtaacaaataaaaaatatgaagTAAAAGTTATTTTGATGGTAGAAAATGAATGGaatattttaagaaaaaaaaaagaaatcagaatgaaaattattaaaaaaaaaaaaaaacagagtacAAGAAATCTAAAGAGATGGAGATAGTAGAACGTCAGGATAACAAAACCAACTACTTTCGGATTGAGAAGGCGCTGGGACGTGACAGCAGTTTCAAGGTTTTATCCAACATGTGGTATGAATGAACGCTATTCTAAAAATTTGGATTTTTACCCAATTGCTTTATGAATTTAACAGTATCTAATTTTTACATTTATGTAATAAAAGTTGATTTTGATGAATTATCAATTCCCCTTCAACCTCCCCAGTCCCCACTCCTTAAATCTCATCCCtcccttgcaaaaaaaaaaatgtaaagaaaaaaaaggaattatCAATCGTTTTCAAAGCGATTTTATGGGACCGTTTCTACTCCTTTCGCATCCAGGCCagtccaaaaattacatatatttgTCAGTCATATCAGGTTTACATTTCAGAAGGTTAATATTGGAGATTTTACCAAAAGTTGGACTTGTTCTTTAAAGCACAATAAACAATGGGTTTAACAGAATAAACAACggcaaaatattatttgcacttCGTACTCCCACCGTTTGTTTAattatatgatttaattaatAAAAACTATATGATTAAAATGATAGTGAAAGTGTGATTAACCAAAATGAGAATGCAATTAACAGTTCCCTGGACAacatgcaaaagaaaatttctgttgTTGTCAATAGTTATTTCATGAAGTATAGCTCAATAGAATGGGGTGTCAACAAGGACATTTAGTGGTTAAAAAGTAGAgtaaattaccaaaaaaaaaaaaaaaaacctatggTTAAGCGAACCTACAAAAAAACTTCCTatagtattaatttttaaaacataCACTCTGATATCCCATGGTTTGAACTGATTTgaaaaagcaacaaaaatcGTTTGAATTAATGAGTTTAAGATACACACACCTCTTTTGTGACTATTTGTGCTGGAagcaaacaaaattttagttgataTATCTATTATACCCTTTAGgtgtaaaatatataaaaaaaacccTGTGGTTAAGTGAACCTATAAAAAGGCCCCCTATAATTTCAAAGCATACACTCTCATACCTCGTGGTTGAACTAATTTGAAACTGAGACAATTACACCTTTATTTGTCCCTTCTAaactatttaaaatttttgttcttCTCAACTTTGTCccttaatattttttaaatttgcgTTCTTATCTATATTGTCCCCTCTAAAATTTTGAACATGTCTTTCTTATTTACATTGGCTTCCCTTAACAAATTAAGAATTCTTAATTCTTAAGTTTTACAAAAGTGTTAGATCTAATTAAGGTTAGTTATTGATATAAATCCAAAAATAAACTCTTTTGACTTTCCTAAACTACCACTATGTTATAGCATAACTTAGATGTCAAAGTCTAATTGACATAACAGTAAAAGTATGTTTAACATAAGTGCTTTTTTTGTTGTAAATTTACTATGATTATATTTGATATGATGTCGAAAATTGACCTACCCTAACCTAAGGTCCTGACTCCGCCACtgaggaagagagagaaggaaggaAAGGGAGCGGGATAGTCATGGAAGGGAGGATGATAGCAAAAAGTGAAGAGTGATAGTGGCAGTTAGTAACCATAGGAAGTTTTTCACTGGCTGATTTAACCATAATGGGTTTTTTCGTAGATTTGATTAACCAGAGTAGTTGTTAGAAGGATGTTTTGCTTATATATATTAAGATAATTGCATCATTTCATCTGCTCTCGTAACTTTTGACAATTTCTGTCACTATTTCATATTAGT
This window contains:
- the LOC113694234 gene encoding B3 domain-containing protein At1g05920-like; amino-acid sequence: MENKVKKTIKLFGKMMEVGIVYVLEDAPADHLVNQEQETETASSSRAVMPPRRELELPQGARLITERRLEASDVAPTQSRFFLPISEEIDEVLTQSERVMLLEKFETVKVKVVDSIQRCYDMDFKKWPSVNDRLVLNHGWMQLVKDNHLQKGDVVELWSYRQDSRLCFAVKIRERSKRNISSSD